A section of the Arcobacter roscoffensis genome encodes:
- a CDS encoding Do family serine endopeptidase has translation MKKKLLFASAMIASQLFAQSIDFEMMNKNPQRVVPNSTTEILSFNKNIENSMYSVVNISAKRHVNTNVSNLPLEMFNDPFFKRFFGEQFGNQFKQNRVQRSLGSGVIVSKDGYIVTNNHVIENAEEITVTIGDNPTEYNAKLIGRDADSDLAVIKIEGKDLEPMKLGDSTSLKIGDVIFAMGNPFGIGSTVTQGIISALNKNKVGINRYENYIQTDASINPGNSGGALIDSRGALIGINTAILSKSGGNNGIGFAIPVNMVKDVVKKLVADGKVTRGYLGVAIGDLDKDLSKVYNNKKGALVLDVSPGTPAEKYGIKRGDLIYSINGKKITDRTSLQNVVASFKPKQKVKIALERDRKNLELDIVLGNRESLIKISSNNSKVLGGLRLKNIDMNIRKQYRLPLSAQGILISDVEPKSKAEKTGFQAGDIIIQIEDIEIKGFDDMEKALSKYNKKHKRVYVNRYGQTILFVTK, from the coding sequence GTGAAGAAAAAACTTTTATTCGCCTCAGCAATGATTGCAAGTCAATTATTTGCCCAATCAATTGACTTTGAAATGATGAATAAAAACCCTCAAAGAGTGGTTCCTAATTCTACTACTGAAATATTATCATTTAACAAAAATATTGAAAACTCTATGTATTCAGTAGTAAATATATCTGCAAAAAGACATGTAAATACAAATGTAAGTAATTTACCATTAGAAATGTTCAACGACCCATTCTTCAAAAGATTTTTTGGAGAGCAGTTTGGAAATCAATTTAAACAAAACAGAGTTCAACGATCTCTTGGTTCTGGTGTAATTGTTTCTAAAGATGGATACATAGTTACAAATAACCATGTTATAGAAAATGCAGAAGAAATCACAGTAACAATAGGTGATAACCCAACAGAATATAATGCAAAACTTATTGGAAGAGATGCTGATAGTGATTTAGCCGTTATTAAAATCGAAGGAAAAGATTTAGAGCCAATGAAACTTGGAGATTCAACTTCTTTAAAAATTGGTGATGTGATTTTTGCTATGGGTAATCCATTTGGTATAGGAAGTACAGTAACTCAAGGTATTATTTCTGCACTTAACAAAAATAAAGTTGGTATTAATAGATATGAAAACTATATTCAAACAGATGCTTCAATAAACCCTGGTAACTCAGGTGGTGCACTAATTGACTCAAGAGGTGCATTAATAGGTATTAATACAGCTATCTTATCAAAAAGTGGTGGTAATAATGGAATTGGTTTTGCAATTCCTGTAAACATGGTAAAAGATGTGGTTAAAAAACTTGTAGCAGATGGTAAAGTAACAAGAGGTTACTTAGGTGTTGCTATTGGTGATTTAGATAAAGATTTATCAAAAGTTTACAACAATAAAAAAGGTGCTTTAGTTCTTGATGTTTCTCCTGGAACTCCTGCTGAAAAATATGGTATTAAAAGAGGTGACTTAATTTATTCTATTAATGGTAAAAAAATCACAGATAGAACTTCTTTACAAAATGTTGTAGCTTCATTTAAACCTAAACAAAAAGTTAAAATTGCACTTGAAAGAGATAGAAAAAACTTAGAACTTGATATAGTTTTAGGAAATAGAGAATCATTAATAAAAATTTCTTCAAATAATAGTAAAGTTCTTGGTGGATTAAGACTAAAAAATATCGATATGAATATCAGAAAACAGTATAGACTTCCATTAAGTGCACAAGGTATTTTAATCTCAGATGTTGAACCAAAATCAAAAGCTGAAAAAACTGGCTTCCAAGCAGGTGATATTATTATTCAAATTGAAGATATTGAGATCAAAGGCTTTGATGATATGGAAAAAGCTTTAAGTAAGTATAATAAGAAACACAAAAGAGTTTATGTAAATAGATATGGTCAAACAATTCTATTTGTAACTAAATAA
- a CDS encoding response regulator transcription factor, with protein MIKVLMIEDDLELAQIITDYLASFDIEVTNTDSPYNGLSMLSVDKDYKLLILDLTLPEIDGLELIPKIREKSEIPIIISSARDDILDKVMGLERGADDYLPKPYNPRELQARIKTILKRVDTNTETKNEVKATNSVFEIKEDDMQINFKNNALTLTLAEYDILKLLIQRNGGVVSREDFIYASDHIEDDSSLKNIDVIISRIRTKLAKLDDTQTYIKSVRGIGYKLI; from the coding sequence ATAATTAAAGTACTAATGATAGAGGATGATTTAGAGTTAGCTCAGATTATCACTGATTACCTAGCCTCATTTGATATAGAAGTAACAAACACTGATAGCCCTTATAATGGGCTATCAATGCTAAGTGTAGATAAGGATTATAAACTTCTTATCTTAGATTTGACACTTCCTGAGATTGATGGATTAGAGTTAATCCCAAAAATTAGAGAAAAGAGTGAAATACCTATTATTATCTCAAGTGCAAGAGATGATATTTTAGACAAGGTTATGGGATTAGAAAGAGGTGCTGATGACTATCTTCCAAAACCATATAATCCAAGAGAGCTTCAAGCTAGAATCAAAACTATTTTGAAAAGAGTAGATACAAATACTGAAACAAAAAATGAAGTAAAAGCTACAAACTCTGTTTTTGAAATAAAAGAAGATGATATGCAAATCAACTTTAAAAATAATGCTTTAACTTTAACTCTTGCTGAGTATGACATTTTGAAACTTCTTATCCAAAGAAATGGTGGTGTTGTATCAAGAGAAGACTTTATTTATGCAAGTGACCATATAGAAGATGATTCATCACTAAAAAACATAGATGTAATTATTTCAAGAATTAGAACAAAATTAGCAAAATTAGATGATACTCAAACATATATTAAGTCAGTAAGAGGTATTGGGTATAAACTAATATGA
- a CDS encoding ArsS family sensor histidine kinase yields MTKNISISAFINIIFSLAFIAVMITFALFIRFDQQRYEITLQNRYELVAENFLSAFQNQPTVETLENLFKKFKVEPIKERDAKLEIIKQAQELTITQNYLGTYRVYKYDEHYYIYVQQYGYNIMLKDIRNHNYNVAIIILAMVLSLITLLFLYVTLKRKLLPLKLLNKQIIEFSNGKKDVKIKSVSNDEIGTIAKSFNEAVTIISNQTKSKDLFMRNMMHELKTPITKAMFIAETLEDEKARDNLQKAFKRMDDIIKELATVEKITSQNRAVYKELTSFFNIYNKTLEIMMINPENITSKIKDFKFEVDTYMFSIVLKNLIDNAIKFSPNKKAIINASKEQIIVSSKGEPLKHELEYYTEAFCQEEKRSDGFGLGLYIVKTIANLHGYKLEYFYKDEKNHFVINMKKEKS; encoded by the coding sequence ATGACAAAAAACATCTCTATTTCTGCATTTATAAATATCATTTTTTCTTTAGCTTTTATAGCTGTTATGATTACTTTTGCATTATTTATTAGATTTGATCAGCAAAGATATGAGATAACACTACAAAACAGATATGAACTAGTTGCAGAAAACTTCTTAAGTGCCTTTCAAAACCAACCAACTGTTGAAACCCTTGAGAATCTTTTTAAAAAGTTTAAAGTAGAACCAATAAAAGAAAGAGATGCAAAACTTGAAATCATAAAACAAGCTCAAGAACTTACAATCACACAGAACTATTTAGGAACATATAGAGTTTATAAATATGATGAACATTACTATATCTATGTACAACAGTATGGATATAATATCATGCTAAAAGATATAAGAAATCATAACTATAATGTAGCTATTATAATCCTAGCTATGGTTTTATCTTTAATTACCTTACTATTTTTATATGTAACTTTAAAAAGAAAACTTTTACCTTTAAAGCTTTTAAATAAACAAATTATTGAATTTTCAAATGGGAAAAAAGATGTAAAAATTAAAAGCGTAAGTAATGATGAAATAGGAACTATTGCAAAAAGCTTTAATGAAGCAGTAACAATCATAAGTAATCAAACAAAATCAAAAGATTTATTTATGCGAAATATGATGCATGAGCTTAAAACTCCTATTACAAAAGCTATGTTTATTGCTGAAACACTTGAAGATGAAAAAGCTAGGGACAATCTTCAAAAAGCTTTTAAAAGAATGGATGATATTATCAAAGAACTTGCAACAGTTGAAAAAATCACTTCTCAAAATAGAGCTGTTTACAAAGAGCTAACATCTTTTTTTAATATCTATAATAAAACTTTAGAAATCATGATGATAAACCCTGAAAATATTACTTCAAAAATCAAAGATTTTAAATTTGAAGTTGACACATATATGTTTTCTATAGTTTTAAAAAACCTAATAGACAATGCTATAAAATTCTCTCCAAATAAAAAAGCAATAATAAATGCTTCAAAAGAGCAAATAATAGTAAGTTCAAAAGGTGAGCCTTTAAAACATGAACTTGAATACTACACAGAAGCTTTTTGTCAAGAAGAAAAAAGAAGTGATGGTTTTGGTCTTGGACTTTATATAGTTAAAACTATTGCTAACTTACATGGCTATAAGCTAGAGTATTTTTACAAAGATGAAAAAAATCACTTTGTAATAAATATGAAAAAAGAGAAGAGTTAA
- the cbiB gene encoding adenosylcobinamide-phosphate synthase CbiB: MFYSIALIAYVLDLVFGEFEKLKFLKHPIIFMGDYIKWFEKRFYKDSVLRGGLLTISLVAVVFVITSFLSMIDNIFIQGFLASFTLASKMLYDSVKDIVSSDDLDVKKQKISYLVSRDTSSMNNSDVNKAAIETYGENLSDGVIAPLFYLLCFGIVGAFVYKAINTLDSMVGYRNEKYEKFGKVSAIVDDILNYIPARITAVLIALFFFSKEALFEFGKYGKKHDSLNAGLPISAIALGLGVKLGGPTSYFGKVKDKPFFGRGRDIIENSDVLKAISIKNKLDILVITVLILGVL; this comes from the coding sequence GTGTTTTATAGTATTGCTTTAATAGCCTATGTTCTTGATTTAGTTTTTGGAGAGTTTGAAAAATTAAAGTTCTTAAAACATCCTATTATTTTTATGGGAGATTATATCAAGTGGTTTGAAAAGAGATTTTATAAAGACTCAGTTTTAAGAGGAGGGCTTTTAACTATCTCTTTAGTTGCAGTAGTATTTGTAATCACTTCTTTTTTATCAATGATTGATAATATCTTTATTCAAGGCTTTTTAGCCTCTTTTACTTTAGCTTCTAAAATGCTATATGATAGTGTTAAAGATATAGTAAGTTCAGATGACCTTGATGTAAAAAAGCAAAAAATATCTTATCTTGTTAGTCGTGATACAAGTAGTATGAATAATAGTGATGTAAATAAAGCAGCCATTGAGACATATGGTGAAAATCTAAGTGATGGAGTAATTGCACCACTTTTTTATCTTTTATGCTTTGGAATAGTTGGGGCTTTTGTATATAAGGCTATAAACACTCTTGATTCCATGGTTGGATATAGAAATGAAAAGTATGAGAAGTTTGGAAAAGTAAGTGCAATAGTAGATGATATACTAAACTACATCCCTGCAAGAATCACAGCTGTTTTAATAGCACTATTTTTCTTCTCAAAAGAAGCACTATTTGAGTTTGGGAAATATGGTAAAAAACATGATAGTTTAAATGCAGGGCTTCCTATCTCAGCTATTGCTTTAGGTTTAGGTGTTAAACTTGGTGGTCCTACTTCTTATTTTGGAAAAGTAAAAGATAAACCGTTTTTTGGAAGAGGTAGAGATATTATAGAAAATAGTGATGTTCTAAAAGCTATTTCAATAAAAAATAAACTAGATATATTAGTAATAACAGTATTAATTTTAGGAGTATTATGA